The genomic DNA cccagcaccatttgttaaaagaGGCTATCCTTTCTCCAATGTATGTTTTTGATATTTCAACAAAGGTATTTTGATACCTTTGTTGAAAAAAAGGTTGCTGATGCTATGTGTATAGACTAATGAAGTAGAATagggaaaccaaaaataaacatatgtagCTTGAGTTGAAACTTACACATGTCTCCTTTGTTTCCGTTTTCTTTGCTCAATATTATGTTTATGCATCATAAGCATACATAAAGGGTTTGTTCCATTTTACTGGTGCATAGTACTCCACTGTACAAAGATACCATACTCATCCATTTTATTGTTAATGGGCATGTGAGGTTGTTTCCATGTTGAGGAGTTTCAAATACAGTTGCCATGAACATTCTTGTCCTTGTCCTCTGGGTGCACATGGGCAGTCCTCTTCATCTGTTTCTAAAAGGAAGAAAGTAGTCTGGTTGGGAACCCCATAAAACAGGTTGGAGAAATTAAGACATGATAATAGTCAACCAGTTGGACAAACTTATCATGGCCAACTCCTGCTCTTATACAGAGATACATAAGCCATGGGTCccaccaagagaagcttcttggGGACAGATGTATCCTTGCCTGCAGGAACTCAGAAAGCATGAAACAGAAATGGACTATATAATTAAGTGTACAGTTGCCTACACCCAAAGTAGGCAACTTTTAGAACCTCTGGATTCAAAGTAGACAGTTTAATACTAGGGCTGGCTTCCCTATTCCTCCCCGCCTATAGAGTTTAGGGCTCTGGAGTTGTCTGGAggacaggcctggggagatggaagAGAGCTGTAAATTTGGGACTCATTTCCATGGATCCCAATATATGTCTGCCAGTCTCCACTTCTCTTTGTTTCCCACTCGAACCGGAGGCTAAGACCGTGGTGAGTGTAGAACGTCCAGGGGACTCTGCCTATCCAGACCCTACAGGTATCTGCCCGAGGAGGAGGGGAGCCAGGACAGACCTCTCAGGAGCAAGCAGTGCATATCAAAATGTCATGGTCgataatggagctggagagatggtatagtggttaaggcatttgcctgcaacaccaaagcactcaggttcaattcccccaggacacacataagccagatacacaaggtggagcatgtatctggagttcatttgcagttgctggaggccttagcacgcCCATATtcatcttctctctatctctctctgcctctctactctctcaaataaataaataaaaataaaatacaaaaaatgtcATGGTTGATAATgaaaatttttgttattattgttttatttatttatttattagagtcagagagagagagcaggagtgagaataggcaccccagggcctccagtcactgcaaacgaactccagatgcatgtgtccctttgtgcatctggctaacgtgggtcctggggaactgaacctgggtcctctggctttgcaggcaagtgactcaatggctaagccatccctccagccctattattgttgtttttgagacaggatttcatgtagtcccaggctgacctccaaggaggatcttgaatttcttttttcttttaataaacttatctaaagatatttttaattatactaatttgagtgtgtgtgtgtgtgtgtgtgtgtgtgtttcttgctgctgcaaacgaactctagatacatggaAACTGGACCCAGACCCCattaagtaagcacctttacaCACTGAACCATCCTCCTAGccctgaccttgaatttctgactcGCCTGCTTCTACCTCCCGGGTGGACAGCAGGCGCACGCGGTGTTGGGAGCCAGCTCACAGCtgtctgcatgctaggcaagccctctgccTACTGAGTTACATCCAAAGCCTGAAAACTGAAGgttttctgtttctccctccctccctccctccctccctccctccctccctccctccctccctccctccctccctccctccctccctccctccttccttccttccttccttccttccttccttttctttctatctgtctgtttgcctGTCAGTCTGGGCATATTTAAACAGTCAGTGAAGGTGAGAAGTGGGAAGGGCTGAAAGGCTTCATTGCTGTCTGGGGTTaagaggagggagacagacacaaggATGGCAAGAACCCCTTCGATTTGTATCACATGACTGCTTACAAGAAGCTTTTTATTGTCTGACTTCTCGACTCtctgggatgggggcagggattGCTCTCATTTGTGTATCTGTGCAAGAGCGCAGTTGAATGAAGTCTGGGTCGGCACCTTAACCCATCCTGAAGTATTGGCACCTTTGTGGGTGTTCCTCTGCAGGCACCTCCGAGGTGCCCCTCCTAGCCCTTGCCCTGGAGGTAGGGCGTCCCTGTCAGGCACTACCCCGTGGGCTTCCAAAAGTGAAGTTTCACAGCGGTGGGATGGAGGTGGCACTGCCCCTCCAGGACGCGCGTCGGGCGCCCTCTGCCACCCCAAGCCTCCCTTGCCAGCGGCCGGGGCGCAGCGGCCCGCCCAGGTGCGCCAGGGGTTGGGCAGGAGCCCGGAAGGTGCCCGCCCTGCCCCGCTCCCCCTCCCCCGCGTGAAAGTGAAAGTGCCGGTCCGCGGAGgtcgggcgggggcggggccggcgCGGAGCTGGAGCGGGCGCCGGGCACTCGAGGGGCCATGGACGGGCTCGGCCGCCGCCTccgagccagcctgagactgaagcGCGGCCACGGGGGTTAGTGCCGGCGTGGGCGCGCGGGGCGCGGGCGCAGGGGGACCCCGGGGACCAGCGCCGGGCGGCGGGCGGACGGGTCAGCATCTGGGTGGGCTGGGCGGGAGGCAGGTGAACCGCAGGTAGAGGTGGAACAGGTCCGTGGAGGGGCACGGCCCGAGGGGACACCCGGAAGGCTGCATGCCAGAAGAAACCCGTGTGGGGCCCCAGGGCCACGTGTCCTTCCATCCAGGAAGCCTGTGGTGCAGCCGCAGCGAACTTGCAGCGCCCGGGCTGCGGTGGTGCCCTGGGGAGGCGATGCCCCGCCCCATGTCACTGCCTGGGACTCCAGGGCGGCCTTTGCTAAGTTGCTGGGAGCCATGCTAACTCCTGCCCCACAGATAGCCGAAGACCACAAAAACTGGTCTCCTGGACCTGCGGACACCAGTACCTGCCCAGGGGTGGCAGGTGGCCCCGGGCGCCCTGATGGTTGGAGTAGACCATCTCAGTGCGTCCTCCTCACCGTTTCCTCAGTGTGTCCCAGACTCCTGTGCTTATCCTACCCCTGAGCTCCCACCTACGATAGGGATCATTTCCCTCTCCACCAAGGATGTGTGTAAAGGCGGGGATTAAATGCGAAACATTCTcagtttcttttcattctttttagctGGAGCGCTGGGCTTCGGAGGGAAGGCAATTGGGATTTCATTAATAAGTGCCCGTTCGTGCAACAAgcgtttgttgttgtttatggcTAGCCAGCGCTATATGGCTCAGCAGCCAGTGCTGACATGGCCCAGGCGGAGGCCCTGCTCCTTTCTGAGCAGAAGAGAGGACTGAAAGGTTTGCAGGAGTCGTTCCCATACAGGTCACTCTTTCCAACACTGTCCAGTGGAGAGGTCAGACAGCCCTTCTATAATGCCTCAGAGTTGGGAAGACCCCAGGAGTCAGTGCAGTGGACCACAGTGGCCCCCTCCCCCTGTCGTTTGCCTGGTCCTGCCACCCTTGCTCCTTTGCAGTCCTGGCTGTTCCACCTGCAGGGAGGGGGGAGGTCTGGGTCTATGCAGTGTCCTCTCTTCTATAGAGAGCGCTAGGCTGGTTTGCCCTGGCCCTAGCCAGTCCCTGGAAGGGCTGGGGTCTGTTCCTTGTGGCTCAGATGACACACTGTAGTAATCTCCGCACCCCACCCCACTGCACCCTGTCCCAACAGATGGCTAGTGACTGTGTTTGCAGGAGCTTCCTGGTGGTTGAGGAAGCAGAAGCTTTCTATATGCCTGTCCTGAGAGGGTTAGAACCTGTCAGGCCAGGTGGGTGTGTCTTCATCGGTTCATGCCTTCCATGTCCTGGTTTTGGAGGTGGGGGTGTTACTCTTACCTCTTtgacctccctcctctctctctctctctctctctctctctctctctctctctctctctgtgtgtgtgtgtgtgtgtgtgtgtgtgtgtgtgtgtgtgtgtgtcgtgggAAGCAGTACTGTGGTGGTCCTGGGTTGACATCAGTTCAGCCAAAGAGCTTTTGAAAGGTCCAGCTTTCCAGATCAAGTTCCAACCAAAAAGTCCCCGCTCACGTGTTCCAGAGCTGTGGGATTTCAGTCAGGTGGCTTTGGGAGAGGCTTTCCTGGTAGAGGAACAAGTGGAACCAGACTCAACTTCCCTGAAAAAGGTGGCTCCCTCCTCAAATAAAATGGGATAATTCCTTTTCAAAGCATCGGGGATTGAGATGCATATAAAAAACATATAAACttagaggctggagggatagcttagcagttaaggtgcttgttgcagagccaaaggacccaactttgattccccaggactcacgtaagccagttgcataaggtgacatatgcgtcttgagttcatttgcagtggctgcaggtcatggtgtgcccattctctctctgtgtctctcacaaataaataaataaataaataaacatgtgagTTTAAAGGATATTAGTTTTCCTTATGCTTTTCTGTTGGCATCCCCTATTGAAAGAGGGCCACAGCAGTCTTTTGCTAGATTTCTTGGGCCTCAGCCCAAAAATctagttactttttatttttgtcaaggaTTTCTGACTTTGCTGTTCTCTTGTGTCTTCTGATAAAGCAGGAAGAAATGGGCTGAAAATGCTGCCCAAGGGCTTTAGGAAAGGACATGATTTCCTGAGGTCCGGACTGACCAGGGGAAAGTTGCTGGTTTCCCAAAGGCCTCTGCAAACCTGCGTGCTATGTTTTCTGGGGAATACACCCAGTCTGAATGTGGAGCCTTCATACTCCCCACTTCAATAGATCctgttaattttgttttcatttttaaaatttatttatttgcaagcagagggagagagagagagagagagaatgggtgcgccagtgcctccagccactgcaaaggaagcctAGGAGCGTGCACAATGCACCCTATGCATTTCCTTATAAAGGAGTTTCTGTGAGAACCCTAGGTTGTCAATTGCTACCTTGCCCCTATTCCTCAGTCTGCAGACATAGCACTGGGCTAGCAGCTGCACTTGCTGACCTGACCCAACAAGGAGAAAGGCTGGGTGGGGCTGAGGGTGGGGGTAATCACCTGGATGTTTGTCACTCTCACTGCTGGCTGCTTattcaactccccccccccccaccaccacatacacacactctagGCTGGGGACAGTCTCTTGAGTCACTCTTGGAAcagttttaatgaaaaaaaaaaaaaaaaacctgtttcagCCTAATCATGTTGCAGGGGAGTGTCATCATTGTTGTTATTCTAGAAATCAGGACTCTCAGAGATGAGCTTCGTGCTTCACCATGAGGAGGCTCTTTGGGGTCCATATTGCTGTCTAGTGATCCAGCTCCTGCTAGAGTTAGTCCATTGAAAAATTAGTGTCAAGTCTACTTATCTTAACGGCACTGCCATCTTGGCTGCAGGAAGCGTTTGGTCCTGGCTCTGTGCTCTTGCTTGAGGTCCTGAAGCGGTAGATGCTCTAGAGCGCGGCAGGTGGCTTGATGGGAGTGTGCAGCTTCTGTTGGCCAAGTTCAAGAGTGAATGGTGAGCAATCAAAAGTTGTGGGATGGAAGATCCCTGCTCTGAAACACACGAGGTTCCAGTGCCCACGGTCTGATGCCATCGGGCATTCCTCACTGCCCTGAGGTTATAAATAGACTCTTGGGCACAGTCTGCAGCCTGGAATTCAAAGCCCTTAGCCCAGAAGCAGCTGGGCCTCAAGATGTTTgctcaagacttttttttttcctcaccacACCCTGGGGCTCCTGGGAGGAGCTGAGAGCTGAGCGGCAGTGCCAGGATGCTGCCTCTGTCAGTGCCCACATTCGGCTGGCTCCTGAGTCCCATCACATCCTTCTTGCTCAGCGACGGGGTGCACAGGATGGCAACTGCTCTCCCCCACTGGAGATAGCGCATGCGTGCGGCATGGTTTCTTAGAGTTGTGGCTGGAGAACATTGCAGCACGCCTTCTCAGACCTTCGGTAGCCAACTTGAAGGGCAAAGAGCACTCATGCCCAGAAGGCACAGAACCATGGAAGGACAAGGGGTAGGCCGGGCCCTCGGGCTCTTCCGAAACTGGTTGCCTCGACCCAGAGCAGGTCAGGACTGGATTGCCTACTTCCTTCTATTTTTGAGGGTGATCCTCTAAAGTGGGCTGTTTCCTCTTGGAGGCTGCTCCTCCCTTTTTCCCCTTGATATGCTGACCTGCCTGCACATGGTTTTCACCATGTGACTGGGCCTGAAGGATTCCCCTGCTGGTTTATAGATAGATAGTCATGACCTTTGGGCATGGGGGCTCGGTATCACAGTCATATGATATGCCCCATGGGCCTGTTTAATTACTTTATATAAGTTTATTTGGGGCTCAGAACATACTGCCCAAGACTTCCCAGATAGAAAGACTGCAATAGCTGGCACCTGTCCTCCAGGAGCCTCTGAAGTACATTTCCTGGGCTACCaatcagtgttgtttttttttttccttccctctggcTCTCCATGGTTTCAAGTTTCTCAGGTCGGGTGTGGAAACTACCCACTTGGCTCCGGTCCTGTTTGGTGACCGGAGGAGCTGGTCAGGCTTCAGGTTTCTCAGCACTGGCATGGTGGCCTTGAGATGCGGAAGTCGCCCAGATTCTCACACAGACATCAAGGCATGGAAGGGTGAGATACTAAAGGGACCCTTGCATTTCGATTTCAGGACCTTCACAGAACAATCTTGGGGAAGCAGTAACAGAACCAGAAAGGACCCAGGATTACTCTCTGCCCAGCTTTGCTGGGGGGCAGCACTTCTTTGAATACCTTTTGGtagtttctcttaaaaaaaaacattcaggAGATGACTATGAACCCACTATCACCTACCAATTTCCCAAGGTAAGGACTGACAGAGATAATGGAGATGGGAGCAAATGGATGTTTGAATCGTGGTGGGGGCTTCTGCTTTCTGCGTCACCCCACAGTCGGGGTTGAGGTCTgagttcattttcatttccttagcTCAGCCCTCATTTTCTGTTATCGCTCACAGAATCTAGGTCTGACTGCTTTGAGAGGGACGACTGAGCCTCTGTAGCAGGAAAAGCGGGCTACTGTTCTTAGCCCTCTTGGGACCTCCTGATACTTCTAAATTCCACCACACTCACCTTTTTCTGCAAAGAAGCTACCTCACCTTCTGCCAGACCTCCTAAGAAGCGAAGGCTGCACCTTAGCTCTGTGAGGAGAGTGCTGGCAAGCCCAGGGCTCAACCACGGATCAAGCATGAGATTTCTTGAGCCCCCAGCTCCTTGTCTGATCCTATGTTGGGTGACTGGGAGACACCAGGGCACCCTTCTTGTTCACCTCTCACATAAacatgtgcagtagctggagaagTTGTTTCCTTCTCTGATGGGGGACCTCTGGTCTCACCCTCGGGCCTTTCTGACCTCCTTCATGAATATGCAAATTTCCAGGATGCTGAAGTTCATGTTGATAtggggggctggggtgggggggattgtTTGGATTCATTCAGCTAGATCCAGAATGTATATTGCATGGAATACCAGCCAAAGGATGTCTTTGCCTCCAATGCCAATAGAAAAGCTTGCCCTCAAGTAGCTGTAAAGCTTCAGAAGAAGCCTGACAGCCTTCTGACCTTtccttgtcttttcctcctagCGAGAAAACCTGCTTCGAggccagcaggaggaggaggagcggcTGCTTAAAGCCATCCCTTTGTTCTGCTTCCCAGATGGGAATGAGTGGGCACCGCGCACTGAGTATCCAAGGTGACTGTTCACCCTGGGGCAAGGGCAGCAGATTGGGGAGAAGGGCAAATACAAACCTGTGGTTCTGTGGCCCTTCCCTTCCTGGAATACATGCTGAGTTCCTGCCAGGGAGGCATGACTGGGGGTTCTTAACTCCTAAGATTTTAGGTGTGACTTGCTATCTGTCCAAAGACTCCTGAGAATCTCTTACCTATCCCAAAAGcaatagtctttcttttttttcttcttcctctccttcttcttcctctccttctccttctccttctccttctccttcttcttttctttctctttggttttttgaggtagggtctcactctctagcccaggctgacctggaattcaatatgtagtctcagggtgcccttgaacgcacagtgatcctcttacctctgcctcccaagtgctgggattaaaggcgtgcaccaccatacttggcctaACAGTCATTTTTCATTCTGTTACTGGTAGAAGCTGGACTCAGCTGAAAGTCTTTGGCCTCTAAGAAGGCAATATAACAAAAGTCCTTATGTCATGGTTCCTGGAAGTTGAGTGGAAGTTTGAATTTTGGCCCTGGGTAAGAAATACCCTCTCAAAGCCTTAGTTCCTTCATCTTTAAAGTGGGAGTAATAACCTCCTTTATAAGGTTATTTTGAGAAGCAAGTGAGGTGATGAATTTAGGGCTTGACACCACCAAGCACTTAATAGGTTACTGGTGTCATTACTCCCATGATTAATCAGCAGCTCCCCTTTGCACTCCTCTCTGCTCCTCTGATACCGATCACCTTCCTGTTTTCGTGACCATGAGAAAATGACCAACCCTTGTCTGCTTTTTCTTAGGGAGACCTTCTCCTTTGTTCTGACCAATGTGGATGGCAGCAGGAAGATTGGATACTGCAGGCGCCTCTTGGTCAGTGCTTCTCGGAATTCCCCTTCTCTCTGCAGCCTCCTCAGCTCCACATAGGGGCTTGGCCAAGCCTCAGCGACATAACCCTGGGCTCTGTGGCAGTGATGGTTGGTTGTAGGGAAAGCACAGCTCAGCCCCTGCTGCCATGTCAgtgacaccccccccaaaaacccTCAGGCATGAAGAAGACACAATCCCTGCTCTCCCACTTCAGGAACCTTGGCTGGCCTCTGCTTTCCCTAGCTTATTATTCCACACACTGCAAGAGGCTCCAACCCTACTCCTCTTCCTGTCTTCTCTAGTAAGCTCGCTTGCTTTAGCCCCTGGGACCTCCCACAAGAGGCTGAGATGATAACTAGGTTCAGTTCTTGGGTCCTTAGCCATAGCCTCATgtcaagatctctctctctctctctctccctatctgcccttCAGCTCACATTGATCCTAAGGCCTTGACTCTGGCCCTCAAAACTGCCACAGTCTGCTCTCCCTCTCATCTTGTTATGGTTCTTCTGTTTGATTCATTGTAAAAGATAATGTCCTTCATTATGTTTTTTTGTGCATGCATATCATATATTTAGATCATATTCTTCCccattatcctttcttttttttaaaaaattatttatttatttgacagagggagggagatgaagaggcagatagtgagaatgggaatgccagggcctccagccaatgcaaatgaactccagatgcatgcaccaccttggcttacatgggcactggggaattgaacctgggtctttaggctttgcatacaagcacctcaaccactaagccatctctccagctcccattacccTTTCTTATCTCAACATTTTTGGTACTCTTCTGCTACCCAAATGTTACTCCTACCTTCatgtcttattattttaaaagctgtctttttcccccccaaggtagggcctctctctagcccaggctgacctggaattcactctgtagcttcaggttggccttgaactcacagcaatcttcctacctctgcctcctgagcactaggactaaaggcatgcactatcacgcCCAGCTAAACGCTACATTTAGCATATGAAGGAAAATaatgctatttttctttctctgcttggctgATTTTGCTTGATTACCAGTTCCATCCGTTTTCCTTCAgatgtcataatttcattcttcttaatGGCTAATACTCcattgtgtctctgtgtgtgtcatgtCTTCTTcaaccattcatctgttgatggacatctaggctgtttgcATAATTTGGCTATTCTAAACAGTAAGGCCATCTTCTTTTGACCTAGATTCCCATTTCCTGCTGCCTGTTCCATGAATAGACCTCTGTATAGTCAGGCCTTTCTTCATCCAGTCCATTAACTCAGCCCCAGGCGGAAGAAACCCCTGGAGAGGCTGCAGCCCTTATGGAAGCCCTGTCTCCCtgcagcctgctggcccaggcccCCGCCTTCCCAAGGTGTACTGCATCATCAGCTGCGTCGGCTGCTTCGGCTTGTTCTCCAAGGTAGGGCCAGGGCTGGGATCCGCGGGCCTGTTCAGTCTCTGGGCTCTGCCTGTGCAACCTGAGCCCTTAGTGGAGCTTCTTCCCAAcagcctggccaacatcaaggaCATGTGGAAAACCTGAGGCAGGGGGAGACTTGGGCTTGACCCAAGTTCAAGGAGATCTACTGCAGAGAGTCTTTGTCCCTCCCCACTGGCCAACGAAGAAAAGCAGTTGAAGCTGGACAAGGAGAAGAGCTTCAGGCCTTgagtttcagtttcctcatctgtcaaatAGATGTGATGATCTCTCACCTCCCTGTCTCCTGGGCTAGTGAGAGGTTCAAGGAGGTGACATGATAAGGCTCTTCATAAAAGGCAATCATGATGCAGTaagagcctcaaactcacttctaAGGTTGAAAAAGGTCCTGGGGGTAGTTAGAGTCAGAATCAGAGCAGAGTCCCTCAGAATGGACCAAGCAGATCTTAGTGGCCATAAGGACCCTTGGAAGAGAATTCCACCAGCACCTGCTTGGGTGGAGCTGTCATCTGTGCTGATTGCTGAGGGCCCGAGCCAGCCCTGACCCTGGAGGACAGTGACACCCAGCAAGTTAGGTGTctaggctctcactctagacACTTCCTTCATAGACGATGACTTTCTGGAATCAGCAGGTTTTTGTTGGTgttagggagaaggaaagaatgtgGATTTGTAGAGACAGGATGGAAAGAAGGTTTGGCAAAAAGCAAATCTTGCTCAGGAGATGGAAAGCAGAGTATGTAGCATGAGACCATTCTCTGCTGGGAGGGGGAGTCTGGAAGATACCCGAGAATAAGCAGGACCAGTGTGAGAGTCTTAGGATGCTTGGTAGCATCCTTCTTAGCCTTCTTCCTGTGGTCCCTCATCTGCAGATCCTGGATGAAGTAGAGAAGAGGCATCAAATCTCCATGGCTATCATTTACCCATTCATGCAGGGGCTCCGAGAGGCAGCCTTCCCTGCACCCGGAAAGACCGTCACCCTCAAAAGCTTTATTCCCGACTCAGGCACAGAGGTGGGTTAGCAAGTGGGTGACACTCCACCTGGTTGGAATGGATGGGTTTCTGTGACACCGCTCACCACTGTCCTCCCATCCACTAGTATAGGGAAACTGAGCCAAGCACTGAAATTATTGGCACGGGTGAAAATCGGTTTGAATTTGCTGGTCCTGCCAGCGTCGAGCTACTGTTCAGTCCACTGAGTTTTGTTTGTGATGAACACATCATACAAGTTGAGGGGCCTGGTGCTGTTTGTTCCCAACCTCTACACTTCTTGTCTCCACCCTCTACCCTTGTCCTCCATCTGTTTACCTCTCGTTATCTGTCCCCACCTGTGACTCCTCACTCATGTCCCATGGGCTATGATTGTTCTAAGTCACTAAGCAGATGGAACTTGTTCTAAGAATTATGGTCCCAACACCTGGAGCTCTGAAGAGTTTGCGTGCACCTCTGAACCTTGGCTTCCCCACAGAAGAATAGAGGATGGCtagtattttttagttatttaacaAGTACTGAATTACTCACTATGTGTCAAGCCATGTTATTTTCCGGGTTCACAGTGGTAACCAAAGGGGACATGACCCCAGAACACATGGAGCTAAAAGCCtgatggtggggtgggggagcacaCTAAACAAGTCAGCACACCAGTGAATATTCAGTTAAAAAACGGGGCAGTTGCAGTGAAAGAAAAAGCAGGGTGCAACATGAGAAAATGGTGAGTTTTAACATGGCCTCAGTGGGCCTCTGGGGCCTGAAAGAGGATAATGAGTCAGGGGAGGGCTGACTGTGAGGGGCTCCAGGAAGTAAAGCTCACTCTGTTCTGGAACAGAGGGGCACATGGTGAAGCATGCTGGGTGGGGGGCTAGGATGGATGGACCTCCTGGGCCATGCCATCCTCACAGCAGGGGGAGCCACCAGTGGGCTTTTCGCACAGTAGAAGAGCCAGAATCAGGTGTTTTCcatggagagaatgagtgtggctGGTCTAGCATTCTGTGGTCTCTGATTCTGCACTGTGATGACACCTCCCTCTCTGGTTTTCCCATAGTTCATCTCATTGACACGACCCCTGGACTCTCACCTTGAGCATGTGGATTTTAGTTCTCTATTGCGCTGTCTCCATTTTGAACAGATTATTCAGATATTTGCTTCTGCGGTGCTGGAAAGAAAAATCATCTTCCTGGCAGAAGGTCTGAGGTGGGTCCAGCCGCTGACTGTCCACACTGGCCTGTTCCTTGGGTTCAAGGGAATGCACGGGGGGTTCTCAAAGGCAGTAGACTAGGACCCATGTGCCCATCCTAGGCTTACAGAGTCTGTATCTGCACTGTAGGCCTAGAGAAACAGCTACCACAACTGCCCTGTCCTGTCTCCGAGCTTGATAGCTGCCTGGCCTTGAAGAAGGTGCCTAAGCTCTGAGCAGGACATGAGATGTTCCTGTGCAATCTGGGCAGGGCCAGTGGGGGGGAATGCCGACATGATTCTGTCCTTGCAAGGCGAGGCCAAGGGAGGTAAAGGGTGGAGAACAGGAAAGGGAGGCGTATACTGGTATGGAGGATAAGCTCATCTAcccatttattcactcattcaacaaacatttatccTGTGTCAGCTGTTTGCCAGATGCCAGGCACTGGGAAGATAGTATTGTGACTTAGTGTTTTCCCCTGAGGGGTTAGATGAGATTTACTGGATGGTTGTAAACATATGTACTGAAATCAGTGGAATCAGTTTCCAATCCAGTTCTTCCACCTTTGGCTATGTGGTTTCCCTTCAGTCAATTTCTTAacctcttttaaaaagtatatatttatttacttatttgcaagaagagagaggaagagacaatgaatgggtgctccagggcctctagccactgcaaatgaactccagatgcacacaccactttgtgcatctggctttatatgggtactggagaattgaactcgggGGGTGGGCatctagctttgcaagcaagcacctttaactgctgagccatctctaatcTCTTAGCTTCTTCTATAGAATGGGAATGGTTGGATTTACTGGCAGGGTTGTGGCAGGGATTAAAGGAAATGATATACC from Jaculus jaculus isolate mJacJac1 chromosome 19, mJacJac1.mat.Y.cur, whole genome shotgun sequence includes the following:
- the Dennd2d gene encoding DENN domain-containing protein 2D isoform X4 encodes the protein MDGLGRRLRASLRLKRGHGGPSQNNLGEAVTEPERTQDYSLPSFAGGQHFFEYLLVVSLKKKHSGDDYEPTITYQFPKRENLLRGQQEEEERLLKAIPLFCFPDGNEWAPRTEYPRETFSFVLTNVDGSRKIGYCRRLLPAGPGPRLPKVYCIISCVGCFGLFSKILDEVEKRHQISMAIIYPFMQGLREAAFPAPGKTVTLKSFIPDSGTEFISLTRPLDSHLEHVDFSSLLRCLHFEQIIQIFASAVLERKIIFLAEGLSTLSQCIHAAAALLYPFSWAHTYIPVVPESLLATVCCPTPFMVGVQTRFLQEVMDSPMEEVLLVNLCEGTFLLSVGDEKDIIPPKLQDDILDSLGQGINERMTSEQVNEHVSGPFVKFFVKTVGHYASYIKRDANGQGHFQERPFCKALTSKTNRRFVKKFVKTQLFSLFIQEAEKSRNPPAGTEVTSRMKRSGTEYLCSGSQNRCKLY
- the Dennd2d gene encoding DENN domain-containing protein 2D isoform X6 — protein: MPVLRGLEPVRPGPSQNNLGEAVTEPERTQDYSLPSFAGGQHFFEYLLVVSLKKKHSGDDYEPTITYQFPKRENLLRGQQEEEERLLKAIPLFCFPDGNEWAPRTEYPRETFSFVLTNVDGSRKIGYCRRLLPAGPGPRLPKVYCIISCVGCFGLFSKILDEVEKRHQISMAIIYPFMQGLREAAFPAPGKTVTLKSFIPDSGTEFISLTRPLDSHLEHVDFSSLLRCLHFEQIIQIFASAVLERKIIFLAEGLSTLSQCIHAAAALLYPFSWAHTYIPVVPESLLATVCCPTPFMVGVQTRFLQEVMDSPMEEVLLVNLCEGTFLLSVGDEKDIIPPKLQDDILDSLGQGINERMTSEQVNEHVSGPFVKFFVKTVGHYASYIKRDANGQGHFQERPFCKALTSKTNRRFVKKFVKTQLFSLFIQEAEKSRNPPAGTEVTSRMKRSGTEYLCSGSQNRCKLY
- the Dennd2d gene encoding DENN domain-containing protein 2D isoform X1, encoding MRAAWFLRVVAGEHCSTPSQTFGSQLEGQRALMPRRHRTMEGQGVGRALGLFRNWLPRPRAGPSQNNLGEAVTEPERTQDYSLPSFAGGQHFFEYLLVVSLKKKHSGDDYEPTITYQFPKRENLLRGQQEEEERLLKAIPLFCFPDGNEWAPRTEYPRETFSFVLTNVDGSRKIGYCRRLLPAGPGPRLPKVYCIISCVGCFGLFSKILDEVEKRHQISMAIIYPFMQGLREAAFPAPGKTVTLKSFIPDSGTEFISLTRPLDSHLEHVDFSSLLRCLHFEQIIQIFASAVLERKIIFLAEGLSTLSQCIHAAAALLYPFSWAHTYIPVVPESLLATVCCPTPFMVGVQTRFLQEVMDSPMEEVLLVNLCEGTFLLSVGDEKDIIPPKLQDDILDSLGQGINERMTSEQVNEHVSGPFVKFFVKTVGHYASYIKRDANGQGHFQERPFCKALTSKTNRRFVKKFVKTQLFSLFIQEAEKSRNPPAGTEVTSRMKRSGTEYLCSGSQNRCKLY
- the Dennd2d gene encoding DENN domain-containing protein 2D isoform X5, with product MDGLGRRLRASLRLKRGHGGPSQNNLGEAVTEPERTQDYSLPSFAGGQHFFEYLLVVSLKKKHSGDDYEPTITYQFPKRENLLRGQQEEEERLLKAIPLFCFPDGNEWAPRTEYPRETFSFVLTNVDGSRKIGYCRRLLPAGPGPRLPKVYCIISCVGCFGLFSKILDEVEKRHQISMAIIYPFMQGLREAAFPAPGKTVTLKSFIPDSGTEFISLTRPLDSHLEHVDFSSLLRCLHFEQIIQIFASAVLERKIIFLAEGLSTLSQCIHAAAALLYPFSWAHTYIPVVPESLLATVCCPTPFMVGVQTRFLQEVMDSPMEEVLLVNLCEGTFLLSVGDEKDIIPPKLQDDILDSLGQGINERMTSEQVNEHVSGPFVKFFVKTVGHYASYIKRDANGQGHFQERPFCKALTSKTNRRFVKKFVKTQLFSLFIQEAEKSRNPPAGYFQQKIREYEEQKKQKKSREKR